CTCTACGACGGCCGCCCGGCCGTGATGGTCAACGTGCTGGACACGACCGAGCGCCACGAGGCCGAGCGCCGGCGCAGGGAGTTGTTCGAGCTGACGCGCCGCCAGGAGGAGCAGCTCGTGCATTCGACGCGGCTGGCGGAGTTGGGCGAGATGGCGGCCACCATTGCGCACGAGCTGAACCAGCCCCTCACGGGCATCAAGAACTACGCCCGGAACGCGACGTACATGATCGAGGAGAACGCCGGCACCACCGAGGAGGTCAACGAGAACCTGAGCCTCATCTCGGCCCAGGTCGACCGGGCGGCCCGCATCATCAACCGGATGCGCGAACTGGCCCGCCGGACCTCGCACACGCCCGCTCCCATGGACATCAACGCATCCGTGCGCGAGACGGTGGACTTCCTGATGCCGCAGTTCCGGCTCTCCAACGTGGAGCTGCGGCTGGAACTGGCCCCCACGCTGCCCCCCGTGCACGGCGACAAGCTGCGGCTGGAGCAGGTGCTTCTGAACCTGCTGTCGAACGCCCGCCAGGCACTCGAGGAGCAGCCCGTGCGCCGTCTCTGCGTGCGATCCTACGTCGACACGCGCGCGGACTGCCCGGTCACGATCGAGATCGAGGACACGGGCATCGGCTTTGCGCCCCACGACCGCGAGAAGCTGTTCCGGCCCTTCTACAGCACCAAGAAGGCCGGCCATGGCACGGGGCTGGGGCTCTCGATCTCCCTGAGCATCGTGCGCGACCATCAGGGGGAGATCGAGGCGGAGGGGACGCCCGACAAGGGGGCGAAGTTCACGGTGCGCCTGCCTGCGGCGACGACGTCCGACAAAACGGAGGCCCGCGATGCAGTCACCGCGTGATGAGGCGGAGACGACGGTCGTCGTTGTGGACGACGACGAGGCGGCGCGCTCGTCGATCGGCCAGATGCTGCGGCTCCGGCGCTACAAGGTGGAGGCGTTCGCCGCCGCCGAGGTGGCGCTGGCCTGGCCCGGCCTGGGGGCCGCCGCCTGCGCGGTCGTGGACGTGAAGATGCCGGGCATGGGCGGCGAGGAGTTCCTGGCCGAGGTGCTCCGGCGCTCCGGGCCGCCCGTCATCCTGATCACCGGGCACGGCGACGTGCCGATGGCCGTGCGCTGCCTCAAGGCGGGGGCCTACGACTTCGTGGAGAAGCCCTTCGAGGACGCCGTGCTGCTGGCGTGCGTGGGCCGCGCCGTCGAGAAGACGCTCCTGCGCCATGAGGGCGAGCGCCTGCGTCGGCGCCTGCTGGACCTGGCCCCGGAGGAGGAAGGGCGGTTCGGCATGGTCGGCCGCAGCCCCCTGATGGGAAGACTCTTCCAGCAGATCGAGGTCGCCGCCGGCTCCGACGCCCAGGTGCTCATCGTGGGCGAGACGGGCGTGGGCAAGGAGCTGGTCGCCCGGGCCGTCCACGAACTGAGCGGGCGCCGCGAGGGACCGTTCGTGCCGGTCAATGCCGGCGCGTTGCCCGAGTCCATGGTCGAGAGCGAGCTGTTCGGCCATGCGCGGGGCGCCTTCACCGGCGCCGACCGCGGCCGCGACGGCAAGCTGGTCGCCGCCTCGGGCGGAACGCTCCTCCTGGACGAGATCGAGAGCCTCTCGGAGCGCGCACAGGTGGGGCTCCTGCGGGTGCTGGAGGACGGCCTGGTCTACCCGCTGGGTATGGACGAACCGCGCCGTGTCAACATCCGCCTCCTGGCCACCTCGAAGGTCGACCTGCACGAGCACGTGCGTGAGGGCCGCATCCGGGAGGACTTCCATCACCGCCTCGTGGTGCTGACCATCCACGTGCCGCCGCTGCGCGAGCGCGCCGAGGACATCCCGCTCCTGGTGGCGGCCTTCGCCCGGGCGGCCTCCGAGGCGCACAACTGCCCCCTGCCCACAATCCCCGATTCCGCCCTGCAGGCCATGGTCGGGCACCAGTGGCCGGGCAACGTCCGCGAGCTGAAGCACGCCGTCGAACGCATGGTCATCACGGCCTGCGACGGCGTCGCCGGCCCGTTCATGGTCTCCGACCTCGGCGAGGGCCGGCGGCTGCTCTCCCTGCCGCCCGGCCCCGGACGCCTGCGCGAGGCCCTGGAGCAGACCGAACGCGTCGTCATCGAGTCGGCCCTCCGCGAGCACGACGGGGAGGTCAGCGCCGTGGCGCGCGCCCTGGGCATCTCGCGGCGCGCACTCTACGAGCGGATGCGGCAGTACGGCCTGCGCCGCCAGGACTACCAGGAGTGACCGCCCGCCGGCCTGTGGGCAGATCTCCCGCGGGGGATCTGTGCCCATGCGCCCTCTCGGGCGTCGCCCCGGCCCTCAGAGGGGGCGTCCGGCCCGCGCCCCCGCTTTCGATGGTGCGACGCCGCCCCGGCCCGACCCTCACCCCCTCCTTCCGCCGCCCGTCGCAACATGCTTCCTTGCCAGGTGTTAAGACACCCCCGGCGGGCGAGCCGGCACGGCATGACGTTTGCTCGTCTGAACGGCCGACACGGAACCTCTTCTGCGTGATTGCACGCCCATGAGAATCCAAGACCTGTCGGAACGGATCGGCGCCCGCATCGTGAGCGGCGAGGCCACCCTGGAGGTGAGCATCGACGGGGTGTGCGCCGGCGATCGCATCAGCGACCTGCTGGCCCAGGCATCGAGCAGTTGCCTGCTGGTGACGAACCTGGTGGGGCCGTCGCTCCTGCGGGTGGCGGAACTGATGGACGTGCCGGCGATCTGCCTGGTGGGCGGCATGGAGGTCGAGCCCGTGATGAAGAAGACGGCCGAGCAGCAGGGGCTCGTGCTTCTGGTCTCCCCGTGCGACATGTTCGAGACGTGCGGCCGGCTCTACCGGGCCCTGAAGGACGAGGCATGAGCAGGGCCTGCTACAAGATCAAGGGCGGCGACTTCGAGCGGGGCGGCACCGCCGCCAGCGGCCTGAAAGAGGCGCTCAAGCGCATCGGGGCCGAGCCGGCGGCGATCCGGCGGGCCGTCATCGCTGCCTACGAGGCCGAGATGAACGTCGTCATCCATGCGCATTCCGCGCTGATGTGCGTCCGGATGCACAACCACCAGGTGGACGTCGAAGTGGACGACCGAGGGCCCGGGATCCCCGACATCGAGCTGGCCATGCGGGACGGCTACTCGACCGCGCCGCCCGCCATCCGCGAACTCGGATTCGGCGCCGGCATGGGCCTGCCCAATATCAGGAAGAACTCGGACGCGTTCAGCATCGAGTCCACCGTGGGCCACGGCACACGCGTGCGCTTCAGCGTGACCATGCGCCAGCGGGAGGGCGTCCGGTGGGAGCGCAACAGCCTGCGGATCGTCGGCGAGGCCTGCACGCACTGCCTCCGGTGCCTCCAGGCCTGCCCGACGCGGGCCGTGCGCGTGCACCGCGACGGCCCGCAGGTGCTGAGCCACCTCTGCACGGACTGCACCAACTGTGCGCGGGCCTGCCCGTCCGGCGCCATCACGGTCGACGTGCCCGACGCGCTGCCGGCCCGCCCGACCGGCACGATCATCGTGCCGGTCGCCTTCATGGTGCAGTTCGGCGACAGCGCCACCCCGGAGGACGTCGTGGACGCGTTGCGCGAGATCGGGTTCGGCCAGGTCGTTGTCGCTTCGGCGGCGCGGCGCGCCCTGCGCGAGGCCTGCCTGGAGTGGGCGAGCCGCGAGGCGGCCGCCCGGCCGGTCATCTCGCCGACCTGCCCCGCCGTCGTGAACCTCATCCAGGTGCGATTCCCCTCGCTCATACCCCACGTCGCCCCCTTCCTGCCGCCCCTGGAGGCGGTGGTCCACTCCACGCGGGGCGAGGGCTGGTTCATCCCGCTCTGCCCGGCGCACTGCACCGCCGTGGCGGGGGCCGCGGCGCCGTCGCTGCGGCTCACCTCGCCGGCAGCCGTCCGACGGGCACTCAGCCCCATCCTGGCCAGAACCGCAGGGCCGGCGCCCGCGCCGCGCTGGGCCGCCCCGCCGCACGAGGCCCCCTCGCCGGACGTCCTGCAGATCGCCGGCATGCACCACGTGATGAGGCTCCTGGACGGCATCGAGACGGGCCTGTACGGCGACCTGACCCTGGTGGAGCCCTACGCCTGCGAGTTGGGGTGCTTCGGCTCGCCGCTGCTGTGGGAGGACCCCTTCGTGGCGCGGCACCGCTGGCTGCACGTGGCCGACAGCTTCCGGGCGCGCGCGGCGGCCGTGCCCCGCCCCCGGGCCCTGGAACCCCGGGAAGGCGTACGGCTGGACCCCGACATGGATCGCGCCATCGCAAAGCTGGCGCAGATTGAGGAACTGGCCCGTTCCCTGCCGGGACGGAACTGCGGAGCGTGCGGAGCCCCCGACTGCACGACGTTCGCCGAAGACGTCGTGCTCGGGCGCGCCACGATCAACGGTTGCCACAACTACGTCGCCCCACGGGAGGACGCCGAGTGAAACTTCG
This window of the Candidatus Brocadiaceae bacterium genome carries:
- a CDS encoding PAS domain S-box protein, which gives rise to MSSIRNSGRRRPGRGAVLVLLLTAYAGLAVYFLRVLRMDTVYNHFAYVPIVLAGVWWGRRGVLTVIPLGLIMVLLRARGLGVGPVWADPARMAFFTVVALTVGTMAERIRAGQRRALQSEEKYRLLIEGSLAGVMVYRGDTILFVNTRLARMLRYEPAQMRGMSLWDIIREDHRESVRELLRLRAMGERPDLVHECRFVRNDGAAFWVELASCPTLYDGRPAVMVNVLDTTERHEAERRRRELFELTRRQEEQLVHSTRLAELGEMAATIAHELNQPLTGIKNYARNATYMIEENAGTTEEVNENLSLISAQVDRAARIINRMRELARRTSHTPAPMDINASVRETVDFLMPQFRLSNVELRLELAPTLPPVHGDKLRLEQVLLNLLSNARQALEEQPVRRLCVRSYVDTRADCPVTIEIEDTGIGFAPHDREKLFRPFYSTKKAGHGTGLGLSISLSIVRDHQGEIEAEGTPDKGAKFTVRLPAATTSDKTEARDAVTA
- a CDS encoding sigma-54-dependent Fis family transcriptional regulator; its protein translation is MQSPRDEAETTVVVVDDDEAARSSIGQMLRLRRYKVEAFAAAEVALAWPGLGAAACAVVDVKMPGMGGEEFLAEVLRRSGPPVILITGHGDVPMAVRCLKAGAYDFVEKPFEDAVLLACVGRAVEKTLLRHEGERLRRRLLDLAPEEEGRFGMVGRSPLMGRLFQQIEVAAGSDAQVLIVGETGVGKELVARAVHELSGRREGPFVPVNAGALPESMVESELFGHARGAFTGADRGRDGKLVAASGGTLLLDEIESLSERAQVGLLRVLEDGLVYPLGMDEPRRVNIRLLATSKVDLHEHVREGRIREDFHHRLVVLTIHVPPLRERAEDIPLLVAAFARAASEAHNCPLPTIPDSALQAMVGHQWPGNVRELKHAVERMVITACDGVAGPFMVSDLGEGRRLLSLPPGPGRLREALEQTERVVIESALREHDGEVSAVARALGISRRALYERMRQYGLRRQDYQE
- a CDS encoding 4Fe-4S binding protein, with amino-acid sequence MSRACYKIKGGDFERGGTAASGLKEALKRIGAEPAAIRRAVIAAYEAEMNVVIHAHSALMCVRMHNHQVDVEVDDRGPGIPDIELAMRDGYSTAPPAIRELGFGAGMGLPNIRKNSDAFSIESTVGHGTRVRFSVTMRQREGVRWERNSLRIVGEACTHCLRCLQACPTRAVRVHRDGPQVLSHLCTDCTNCARACPSGAITVDVPDALPARPTGTIIVPVAFMVQFGDSATPEDVVDALREIGFGQVVVASAARRALREACLEWASREAAARPVISPTCPAVVNLIQVRFPSLIPHVAPFLPPLEAVVHSTRGEGWFIPLCPAHCTAVAGAAAPSLRLTSPAAVRRALSPILARTAGPAPAPRWAAPPHEAPSPDVLQIAGMHHVMRLLDGIETGLYGDLTLVEPYACELGCFGSPLLWEDPFVARHRWLHVADSFRARAAAVPRPRALEPREGVRLDPDMDRAIAKLAQIEELARSLPGRNCGACGAPDCTTFAEDVVLGRATINGCHNYVAPREDAE